The window CAGCAAACATATGAAGCCACAACTTTAACACCTTGAACATTGAGATTTCATATTACTAGCTCGAACACAATGCATTCTTTACAGCTTTGTTTGCATTTCAGAAAGTTCATAGAAGTACCTGAAGACAAAGAATAAAGCAAAAATAGGGTGAGGATTTCAGCAATAGCAGAGGTATGTGCAAAGCAGCAATCAACGGCCTTCAACCCCTTTAAACCATCTTTAAACCCAGAAAACCAGAGATCTCATGAAAGCTTTTCAAAGTTCTTACAAAAAATAATTCGAGCTAATTTTTCTCAAAGTAATGCAGAAACCTTTTGTGTATTTTCTAGGGTCTGATCTATGATTTTTAGTGTGAAGGAAATGGTCTATATATAGCCCTTAAGAGTGCCATGTGCTGCTGAAACAGAATGAGAATTATTCCCTCAAACAACATCTTTTCTAACAGAAATGGGACAACTGTCAACCTCTAATTAGTTTCAGCATTTTGTGCTGGCCAAATAGGGCCAGCTGCCCCTATTCTAGAACATTCCCGCATGAATTTTACCCAATTTCAGAATTATCTACCCTCTTTTATGACCCCCTTAAGTTTTCTTTCGTTCAATTAGGTCCCTATAAGCAGGGGTGGATCCAGGGTGTAATATACGGGTTCCagggaacccagtaacttttgcgtAGACCtgtatttttgtttaaaaaattattaaatatctatttgtgaacccagttattattgtatattaatttaaaattgtgataggaacccataaacttaaaattctggatccgcctttGCCTATAAGTTGCTACTGATTTTCAAATCAGGCTAAACACAAATGGACATGCTAATATAAATCAAACAACAAAACTTGACAATGATTGAACTTTAAATTTCTGGACACTTAAAAACCTAAAATTAGCTAATTTCATAATGAACTTCTGATTTAAACACACAGAAACCTAATTCTACAATAAAATGTTATACCAATCAAATCGAATCTAAAAAAGATGAACAATGAAGCCTGAATTAGCATGAGGCATTCGAATCAATACTGACAACAATAATCACAATAGAACAAGAAAACAAGAGCATGCAACTAAACACAAAACGAAAAACAAAAGAACAAGAAAACAAAAGcaggaaaaggaaaaacaatttAAGGATCCTAAAATTTAATTCATGTTACTGATTAattaaccaaaaaacaaaaaggaaaatagaGATGCCTAAACAAAAACCTAATCAACatatgtttttcatttttttgttttcaacCAGTGTGGACCAAACCATAAGTAAAAAAAGAAATAGGACAAGAAAAATAAGGGGAAAGTAATACCTAATGAGATTCAAGAAGGAAGAAACTGACCCTGGACTTGCACAAGGCTGGCTAGTCTCTGATTGTGCTTCGAGCTGAGTCCAAAATTACATTAAGCAATCATTCTTGCTAGGAACGATTAGTTAATGTAAATTTTGGGCTCAACTCGTACCTTGAAACTCGAGGAACCAGAAGGAAATATGGCAAAATGAGTAAGCTAGGTTTTCGAATTTCCAGATTTGGAATTAACGGAATTGGGTGGGTCTTTTGGGGGAAAGGTTAGTAGATTGGTATAGAGGGGAGGCTAAGGAGTGTATATGGTGAATTTGGGTTAGTTTAGACGAACTAAGGTTTAGAGTCTAATTTTTAGATCTAAGATTTAAGGATTTGGGTGAGGACTTTGGGGAAGAAGTTTGTGGATTTGGAAAGGGGAGGGGAAGGAGATTATGAGGTGTTGATTTGGGGCTGTTTGGAGCACCGGAACTaccgtgaggcgattttcggtggTGGTTAGAGGCGGAGGCGGCGGGGGAATTTAGGGGCGGCTAGTCTCTTAGGGTTTGGTTGAAGGAGATAGGAATAAGAAAGGGTTCGAATGGGGGGTAAAGGGTTTTCGGACAGTTATATGAGTTTGGGATAACTAGTTCAGAACCATTGGATCACTAGGATCCAACGGTTGTGATCAGGGATGggcaaaacggggtcgtttagtTTAGTGAGGGGTTGGACCGGGTAAGGGGCTTTTGGCTCGGGCGGATTTGGTTTAGGTAAAGGATGTGTTTGGGGCGGATTTGGGGCAAAACTTGGGCTTCAGCATCAATTGGCTCAAATTGGATTTTAAAACCAAGCTTTTcaattccctttttctttttcttttttttgttttcctttctttctttaattaattaaaaatttaaattaaatttctaaattaatctaagttgtaaaattaactaattatcaaattataaaatttataaaaattaattggtcctaaattaaaagagaagaaCTACTGATCTAGaattaaaagctaaaaaatataaaagtaagccaatttttgtgatttttatttttaataaagcaactaatttaataattaatccTAGAATACGAAAACAAAATCtcaatgcaatgcatggtatttttggtatttattttttcataatttaaataaaagtaaacatgcacagaaatgcaaacaattaacaaaaaatcctacaaaatcctataaaattgcaaacaattggaaaaaatctattcttaaatttgtaggagtattttacatagggaaaaaattacgtgctcacagtacCAAAGGATGTTCGATGGGTTGTTGGCAATATGCTTGGATCCGGGAGACACAAACTACGTCCTACGAGAAATTCACTAGGGTACTTGCGGGAACCATTTCGGTGCCAAATcactggttcacaaagtcatcagagcagggtattatcgggacaatatggaaaaagatactaaggagtttgttcgaaaatgcgataaatgccaaagacatgcacCGGGGAGCAGCTTCATTCAGTCTTATCCCCACGGcttttcatgaaatggggaatggatagcgtcggccctctgccatcggccctagataaagctaagttcattttatttatgactgactatttctctaaatgggttgaagtacaggccttcgagaaagtcagagaaaaagaagtcatagacttcatttgggatcacatcatatgccgattcggtaTACCCGCCGAAATCGTGTGCGACAACGGGAAACAATTTGTCGGCAGCAAAATAACAAAGTTCCTCAAAGATCACAAGATAGAAAGGATCTTGTCGATGCCATATCATCCTAGttggaacggacaggccgaaacAACAAACAAGGCCATCATTtagaacctaaagaaaaggttgaacgatggGAAATCGActgaaattttgcccgaagtcctttgggcgtatggaacaacatcaaaatctagtacgggggcaacaccattctccttagtatatggcatCGAAGCCCTGGTCCTGATCGAGGTCGGGGAACCTAGTGTCAGGTTTCGATAAATAACagaagaatcaaatcacgaggctatgaacacgaGCCTCAAATTGTTGGACAAAAAATGGGAAGCCGCCCTCGTTTGAATGGCCGCCCAGAAACAACAAAtcaaaagatattacaatcgaagagccaatctctGACACTTGAAAATAAGGGACTTAATTCTATGAAATatcaccatcaacactcgagatccaaACGAGGGAAaactcggcccaaattgggaaggaccatatcgggtcctcggagtcatcggaaagggatcttacaaacttggcacgatgaacgGCAAACAATTACCAAATAATTGAAACATATCGCTCTTCAAACGATACTATTTCTAAGTTATGACTCTTTCCTATGTCATTTATATTTGATACTAACTATTGCAGGTGTTCGGTCGAAGACTTCGAGAAGTTCTTCAACACAaagacctcaggttttaaagcatgtgttgcactcctTTTTCCTTAGATCAGTTTTTTCCCAAATGGATTtctccggcaaggtttttaacgaggcaacaattatttGTTCTACCTGgggacaattcaacagtatccgaggcttccttataatcaacctcaaatactggggggcatcaccctcggatgttatGTTTTCAAGAAAAATACTTTGTGTCAAcggggtctcgataggtaaattttgtaaagggccaaacggtcaattGAACCATGCCAGTGTAGACTACTCGAGCCCTAATggaaaaacatgtacgcatgaaCAATCTATTGAAAGAATTACCTTTTCCCTACCAAATGTTCCATGTCTAAGAGAAATTTCTACTTCACAATTTCATGCTTACGATCTATTGGAGACCGGCTCAAGAGCCAATCGTAACTAAAGCTCGAGCAATTAACCCCTTACccggggactgccgtccaaaaaTTGACATGCTCGAATTACTAAACTTTGAAatcataagaccttaaaaagtCAATCCTCAATTTTACAGGCCAGGCCACCCCATTCGGGGACTGACACTTTgaacaagttcgaagtataaGCAAGCCCAAAGGGCAAATCTCAAGTTAAAGACTACGACCAAATTAACatggttcggagacgtccgaattccgtaatcaaataggccttcaaatattttcataaaaccgGTTGAAAAAGGGCTACCCTCGGGAAATTTACATAGGGTTTCGATAACaacaaaaaccttaagaggtatcaaattattcgaactctcgaacaaacTTATGCTAAGGTATAACAAAGTTTTTCGATAACAATGAATCCTAATGGTTATAGATTTATCTcgtgctaaggcataacaaatttTTACATAATTAAACTTTTTAAGCCGAAAAGGTAAGAAGCCACTCTTTTAAGGCCATATCGGTCCAATTCAAGAGCCCAAGGGCCATtgtatttttgagttcgagaatccaccctcactcaattaaaacctaaAGGTTTGTCtacttcaaattcgagcaaatactcactcgattatagagACTACACTAGTCCAATTtcgatcaaatcgccaaagtTTCTGGTTCTCAAACAAATTTTTTGCAAGACAACGAAACGAGTCAATACCCTCACAAGATATAAAAGTATATCAAAATTATTATAAGGTAAAGCAAAACAGAGTTTTCACAATTCACAAAACAGAAACCAGAGACAAATCGGAAAGAAAAACAATCTTTCATAGatgcaaaaatatttacaaagaccACCCAGGGTCttacaaaaaaaatccaaaaaagaagaaaaattctcAGTGCATATCTTCCCCGGGAGCCTCATCTTCATCCCCACCACTCTCGGATCCACTCGAGCTCCCAAAACCATCATCATCAGAAATCAAAGCTTTGGCTTCGACCTCTAGCACTTTCACGTTCTCGATATCGGCAGTAAGATCAATACCATGAGCATGAATCTCTTCGTGAGTCTCTCTCCGAGAGTGGCATTTGGCATGCTCAGCAACGCAGAACGATCGAACCTGAGAAGCATCAGAAATTTCCTTTGCCCGAGCGTGAGCGGCTTCAACGTCAGCTCGATAGACGGCCACGACGGCCTCTACTTTGGCCTTTACTCTTTCCGCCTCAGATGTGGCCTTTGTATAATCAACGGCCAACCGAACCTcgagctcctcaattttcttaGCTCGGGCCAAACTATCCGCCTTCATGTTTTGGAGTTGATGTTCTGCCGAAGATAGCTGGGCCCGAGTAGCGTCTTTCTCCGAGGCAAGGCGGTCCATATTTTTCTTCCACCCCAAGGTCTCTGCCTTCTTCATCTTGGCCTCCTCGCGAAGTTGCTCGATATTTTCGGCCTTCTCATGAACCTGCAAGATTGAAGTGTTAGTCATTGTCTTCAGATTAAATAAGACGAGCTTCCAAAAAATTGCTTTACCTGCTTAATCAAGTCGGTTTGCCCTTTATGAGCTATTACCAATTCAACTCTAAAGCCCTTGAACTCCTGTTCCTTTTGCTCAATAAGGAGTTTTAGGGAATCTCTCTCCTCTATAAGCTTTTTGAGATCGCTCTCACACCGGTCCAGCTCTGCCCGAATTTAGAAAACGAGTCCCGATGGAGCGTCAAAGCCtatgaagaaagaaaggaaatcagataagaagaaataaagacaaagataatattaacaaaggaagctAAGGCTCACCTGACTCAGAAGTCGATGGGCTTCATTGAAGATACTCGATGCATCACCCAGATCGGAAGTCTCTTCGACCCCCGTAAAGCAGCCACGGAAAAGGTCTTCCCCTTCGTGGGTCGTTCCCACATCGGGGGTCCCGATGGCCTGGGATTTCTTAAATTTCCCCCCTAAAAAAATGCTGGGATGGGAGAATCGCTAATGTCTATTGCCCCAAGCGAGTCGCTTGGGGCGTTCTCTTCATTTTAAAGGGCCTCAGAATTGGCCCCTTTAGGTACATCCACCGGTTGCCCGTCACGACGGGAGAAATCCTCAGCCTctgatgactcggggactttgctcAAGCCATCTTCCGAGATTCCCTCGGTTCAAGGTTGAACCTCTTCGGTCACCACCGGCTCGACGGCCTTTGGGACCTCCGCGCTCCTCTGTCGAGCCACCAACTCGTAGTCAACATCATTATTCTCCTCTTCTTCAGGGGTCTGAATCACCACCTCCTTGTTTTCCCAACGACAATCTTTTTTCACCTGCTCAAGATTGCCATCAGTTATTGAGCATATGTATCTCGACATTGGCTCACATCGGCCAGGTACCGACGAGGGTTTCTCAACTTTAAAGCCAGAAGTAAGATCACATGACCCAGGAACACACTCTTCAATGCATGGCTCCACCGGCTTTTTATCGGCGACCGGCCGCGATGAAtaggctttttctttttgaggaatggTTTtcgatgttttcgccatttttatACGAGTTcagagaaagaaaaagataaaacttgTTGTTTGATGAGAAGGTTGGCAAACGATACGTGAAGAATTGAAAAACTTGAAGGGAGAAGAAGTGCTTTGAAGATTAGAAGATTGATAAAATTATGAAGATGAtctatttataatattttttatgacGGTTCAAGGGCACTAAGTGGCCGACCATCAACTGGTGCTAATTAATGATCTTGGGAATCGTACCGACGCGACGCTTCTGTCGTTTCCGTCGCTTACGTCACAAGAGTGAGATCATAAATGTTTGAGGTATAAAATCGAAGGCTCAGTTTGTTTCTTCTCATCACActccaagaaacgaggggactatctatatgcgGTTGATTTCGGGCTTGCCCGATTTTGCTATTTAATCGAGACTAGGGAATCGCTTCGGGGGTCGGCCTCGTAATGGATTGGGCAAGAGTACGAAGACgaggtgtcaagttcaagaattAAGGTGCCCATCGAGATCGAGGCCAACAACGATCGAGACTAagtatgaccgacttcgagtGAAGTGCAATGACGAAAAGGCGAGATATCGGTAACCGGGCGGAGATCACGGCGAAAAtttcggaacagatcaaatcaagaaCGGTTATTCGTaccaatcatgggatttacttccaTAATAGAATTGTGCCATAACTAGGATTcctctagtatataaaggggagtcCCCATTATTTATAAGGAACTTACATTCGCGCAGacaaaagcaatataatattCTCTCTTTAATTTACGTTTTCTTGTTCATCGGTTCACTGCCTTTTAATTGTTCTTGCTTTACTAATTCGAGGGTATTTCAACTCGAGGGCTCTGTCCAAACACTAATTTGCTTTACATTATTGTTAATTTATGTTGCTTATCTTTACATTTCTCAATTAATATTAAatgaaatcacgtatccttaaaatcacattacaaatttagttattacttaatttttagggtaaacaaacaTGAAGAATAAAGTTATGGATAGGAAAAGAAAACTTTATGACCAATTGCAGCAAATGTCTTGAAAGTGACATTGAATTGGACGAGTTGTCTTCTACATACCCCCATTAATCCTTATCTACGTATTTCGAATCTGATCAAAATATTTACGACAGTATCTGCTTTTATTCAACTCATTTTGAGTTATCTAATTTTTTCTCAACGTTCAGTTAAAACTTTTAGCGAAAATCAAAACCTTTGGTTATATCGCTTCGTTTAGACTAGCCTTACGATATATTCTCGTCCTCCAAATTTTTCATCGCGGTTGGTTTTTAGAAAATATCTTCGCGTCGAAACCGCGTCGAAGCGTGACAGGGTTATAAATGTAAAATCAAGAAGAGCTAACGTGCCGACAACCAGTCCCTTTTCCCCTATAAAATCCTCACTCTCTCTCATTAATTTCCTCACCCCGATCACAATTCTGCTTAACCCATTTCTTATTCAAGTACCAAAAAATGGCAGGAATCATTCACAAGATAGAGGAGAAACTCCACATTGGAGGCCACAAGGAAGGAGAGAAAGACAAACACCATGAGGCTGATAAGCACAAGGAAGAAGAGAAGCACAAAAAGGATCACGGCCATAGCAGCGGAGAGCACAAGGAAGGGATTGTTGAGAAGATAAAGGAAAAGATCCATGGAGAAGAAGGCGGAGAGCACCATCACAAGGAAggagaggagaagaagaagaaaaaggacaaaaaggacaaaaaggagaAGAAGCACGATGGGCATGACAGCAGCAGCAGCGACAGCGATAGCGATTAGATCTAATCCTCGATCCCTAAATAATGATCCTTCCTTATTAGCCTTTCTCCAATGTATTTCCTACTGCTTTCTGATATAGATCTATCTTCCTTACCACTTAGCAGTTGCTTGTATGTTTTATTGGAATGTAATTAACGTTTGAATCGCTTGCTGTATACCatctttgattttcttcttatttttttctcgtTTTGCAATTAAGAAAGTCATGTGCAGTTCTTCGATTACATTTTAGCGGCCAAGGTGTCTCCGTCGGCAAGAGGAAGGGATATGGATTACTGAAGTCAAAGAAGTGGACAATGATTCTTCAAAATTTTTAAATACTATTTCTATATTTAAATCTTATTTAAAGATTACAATAAATGAAAATTGTTAATATGGATATTGAGAGTGTGTCATGCTTGTCCTAGTGGAAGGGAATAATTAGGGAGGGCGCAACTTGTCAGACACACCATGTTGCAGCAGACAACGCCTTTAATTTCACGCAATCAAGATCATGTATGTGATCAACTATGTGAATAATTATTGATCACATACCTGCATTTAGGCACAGAAGTTTTGATGTTAAAGGGAAATACTACTTCCTCAGGTTACGTGtggtctatttttttttattcaaaaaaaataatatctttttatattttaaaaaattaacttTAATTTTACTATGATGTTTTACCGTCACACAAATGTGTATCACAATTTATCTTGGCCCACAAGTTTTAAATTTTTGtccctttttttaaaatttcatacTCAATCAAACTATATTGTACATAATAGGATTTCTCATTTTACTTTAATAAAATGATTTACAATCACAAAAATGTTTATGACAATATGTCTTGGTCCATAAGtttcaataaattatttttcttcttaaatCTCATATGATGGACTATATATATCGCAGCGAATCAATTACACTATTATATTTATGTGTGAATTAAATAATTAGCACATACAGAGATTATTCGAGTTACCTCTTAAAGCATGAACAAAACAGATTAATCTCAGTTTCCAGTTTCAGAGTTGCAAGACCGCGACCTCAGCAAAACCTCCACAGTTTTCTAccgtgttacccaaataatatccgGAAAGAGAGATCTTCGGGTGGGCGAAATTCCAAGGAAGAAAAACGTGTAAAACAAGTGTAAAAAACGACTAGCCTTATATGGAGTATATAGTGTAAGGCCACGTAAAATTTTGTCTGAGGACCCGAAATTTGTGGTGCTGAGTTAGGCTTATTTGTTAAAGATTATAGAGATTCTTCGCGGCTCGTAAGCTCGCCGCGGTACAGACTTTTTGAGTTGAACAGTGCACTGgaaagttgaaggaaaatgtttggcGAAGTTGGGCATTTTTGCGGCtcattatgcggctgcataatcactctgtgggccgcagaatggccgcagagtgaggcaatcTTTTGGTTCATTTTTATGTCATTTTGGTGGCCAATTGTGCGACCACAGAATGACTTCGCGGGCCGCACACCTATCGCAGATCCAGCATGAAAGTATTGtcggagggaggttctgtggtgcattatgggACCGTAAAACAAGTCCGCGGACTGGTCGCAGATTGAAGTAGAAAATACTAGTTTCGGAGGGCCAATTATGGGGCACACTTTGCGGATggcagaagcattatgcggtcgcatatgcgaccgcagacctgtattggggctcctatttttctaatttttaaatccGACCCCATCCTAATATAACTCCTTTGGGGGATCATTTTAGAAGGAAAAGCCTTATATTTCTAGAGAGAGAATACCATAAAGTGAGAAGGGAGTCCCTAAGCTCATCACTCATCAACTCTTGCTCAAAGCTGAGGAATTTGTGAGAAGAATTCACTAGGgcttcatcctaagaggtaagaatcTATATTCTGGCccttaatttcaaaaattaactagaaggggtaattagtaagatagtTCATGAGGATGGGAGTTGCCTATCTTGTATACATGTGTGATAAAAGAGTGTAGGAAGATTGTgggctaaaaatggtaaagagtgGGTTGAGGAGATGATGAAATCTTCCAGACAttgaaaccttaatacacacttggtgtttgataaaatgctcaagtgagctaccataatcgttttcctaatttttggttcaatttgttatattgctaaaatagattgaagttactaagaattttggaatattttagagtttaaagaagctcaattgaggtatgttggctaaaaccctcttcttagaattgaatcccatggtaTTCCTGCAAtcggtgtaagtcccaaattgatcgtTATAGAAATTACTATTCCGAATATGCTTGTGTTGAAAAATATATGTGAAATATGTATCCCAATGCTTTCATCATGTTACCTTATCATTTGAGGAGGTGTTCAATACATGAAATATGTGCTAAAAATGCCTAGACTTCAAGTCAAATTCGAAtaaagattgttatgccaaattgtgtgaaatgtctctatgtgccttagattcTAAATTGCTCACCTGTGTAATCAAAGACTTGAATGAAaagccttgttgttgttgatgatgataataatgttggaatgtgtaaaagaacttgaattatgaaatacgaCCAAGTGCCAAATATGATATAacaattatggccattagtgccgaTGAATtgaaagatgtgaaagaagtatgaaatgaggTAATTAATAGAAAATGGTAATGTCTGGGACGAGACGGCCTAACCGACCAgaccgtgatcggatgccatgctgcACACATAGTTATGACTGTACTGGAAATTATAAATGAAATTGTGATTAtgattgatgtctcaaatgagacgacctagctgATTGGATCGTGATCAGACTGTGTAAGAATgcagtggtattgtggatgatggTATATCGGTACTTAAGACCTGCCAACCTAAAATTATGGAAACTTACTTGAAAGTTTATGCGATTGTTAACTCGACGTTTTGGTATTGTTTGGGGTTTCTATTGAATTCGTGATTGTTCCTTCTTGTATTAATGATcgttctattgagatggtgtttagttatacatactagtaatattcgacggtactaacgtcccttttgtcaggggcgctgtatctttaaatggatgcggGTGGTTCACAGTAGGTAGCATAATCAGTAATAGCAGTACATCCTCCtcccagcagtcttggtgagccccattttatTTTGAGGTCATACATCTTTTGTTCCTTATGTATTGtacttgaggtatagccggggccttattgccggcactttTCTAGCACTTTTTTGTATCTATTAGTGGCTCCGTAAACACAGTGCGAGTTGTACATGGGTGTTGGGAAAGTCGGACGAAATATTATTGTGTTTGAGTCATTTATTCCACTTAAAACTATGAAAaatgtgtgtattttgagacGTTAAAATGAAGTAACAAATGAAATGATGTAGTATTATATAAATGATCTCCctattatttaattaatgaaaatatgtctTCTCTTTGTTCATGAGTGAGTTTGGGCAGAaagaatctaataggcttgctcaaccgggttcactcggttgagcatcggTCGCGCTCCCTAAGTTTGGGGCGTGACCCACGTTTTTTTAGGTTAAAatccttttccaaaacctgttaggttttcttCTTCCACTAAGAAaagattttctttatttcctattatttaggcacagtggGGATCACAGAaattaattaacaaggcttcctattatggaattaatttcgaaatttgaaattaatttctaccataataaattataaattattccactaaaaatttaTGATTacactccttagttcaatttcaaaattcttccaTAAACCTTGTTTAACTCcacatgttaagattcagatactaaccaatcaaattaaattactaacaatttaatttattgattgcTTCCTTTAGACTTCCGCTTAACTTATGTCATGTGTTGGA is drawn from Nicotiana tabacum cultivar K326 chromosome 22, ASM71507v2, whole genome shotgun sequence and contains these coding sequences:
- the LOC107761179 gene encoding dehydrin HIRD11, which produces MAGIIHKIEEKLHIGGHKEGEKDKHHEADKHKEEEKHKKDHGHSSGEHKEGIVEKIKEKIHGEEGGEHHHKEGEEKKKKKDKKDKKEKKHDGHDSSSSDSDSD